From one Humulus lupulus chromosome 8, drHumLupu1.1, whole genome shotgun sequence genomic stretch:
- the LOC133798481 gene encoding exocyst complex component EXO70H1-like has translation MLLETPKTNSFHPRRAMSSLFSSSSKSLSPSYSLPTSLSLPPPKQTFSLSMMEENIDNVQTIINKWDPNSSSYTKVTSLFQTNRKEGKEFIKSVNDLRRAMHYLVAENATSTKLVLAQQLMQTAMKRLERELYNILSRNRDHLDPESLSSRSSTGSSNFGDDDEARSEEELETVDESIAELERVSVQAMSDLKSIADCMIGCGYGKECVKIYKVIRKSIIDEALYRLGIERFRSSRILKMNLEARDGTIKKWLNATKIAVKTLFKGERILCDHVFSASETIRESCFYEVIKEGAINLFRLPELVAKSKKSPERIFQLIEMYEAFSDMWPETELIFNSQSTSAIMSQALSSTIRLRDSIHLILSDFESTIQKDSSKTVVLGGGIHPMTISVMDYISSLADHSGALCDVLADYPRSPTLPQLQESLLESLTSSERDAVSIHLAWLILVLLCKLDCKAELHKDVSLSYLFLANNLHFIVEKVRTSSLKFPLGEDWISKHMKMVHLYASNYESMAWTKVLSSLPDNESSPLSSDIAKESCRRFNAAFEEAYQKQTSWIVQDGKLRDELKISIAKKLVPKYKEFYEANLALLSQETNLELLVRFSPDDLGNYLSDLFHGTSTSDGSHSQSSSSSSSPSSSLAPQRCISI, from the coding sequence ATGTTGCTAGAGACCCCCAAAACTAACTCATTTCATCCAAGAAGAGCAATGTCAAGCCTTTTCAGTTCATCTTCCAAATCTCTTTCACCATCATATTCATTGCCAACTTCTCTCTCACTTCCCCCTCCTAAACAAACTTTTTCTCTGTCAATGATGGAGGAGAACATTGATAATGTACAAACCATCATCAACAAATGGGATCCAAACTCTTCTTCCTACACCAAAGTCACGTCACTCTTCCAAACAAATAGGAAAGAAGGCAAAGAGTTCATCAAGTCTGTCAATGACTTGCGCCGTGCCATGCACTATCTTGTCGCCGAAAACGCCACCTCTACTAAGCTTGTACTAGCCCAACAGCTTATGCAAACAGCCATGAAAAGGCTTGAGAGAGAGCTTTATAATATATTGTCTAGAAACCGTGATCACCTTGACCCTGAATCCCTTTCAAGTAGATCTTCTACGGGGTCTAGTAATTTTGGTGATGACGATGAGGCTCGATCTGAGGAGGAGTTGGAGACTGTAGACGAGTCAATTGCAGAGTTGGAAAGAGTCTCAGTTCAGGCCATGTCTGATCTCAAGTCCATAGCTGATTGTATGATTGGCTGTGGTTATGGGAAGGAGTGCGTGAAGATATATAAAGTTATCAGAAAGTCAATCATAGATGAGGCATTGTATCGGCTTGGAATTGAACGATTCAGATCTTCTCGTATTCTGAAAATGAATTTGGAAGCTCGGGATGGGACAATTAAGAAATGGTTGAACGCTACAAAGATTGCTGTGAAAACACTTTTCAAAGGAGAAAGAATTCTGTGTGATCATGTATTTTCAGCATCAGAGACAATCAGAGAGTCATGTTTCTATGAGGTCATCAAAGAAGGAGCAATCAATTTATTTAGATTGCCAGAACTTGTTGCAAAGAGTAAAAAGTCACCAGAAAGAATTTTCCAACTCATTGAGATGTATGAAGCATTCTCTGATATGTGGCCAGAAACAGAGTTAATATTCAACTCACAATCAACCTCAGCTATTATGTCACAAGCACTTTCATCCACAATCAGACTTAGAGATTCAATCCATTTAATTCTATCAGATTTTGAATCCACAATCCAGAAAGATTCATCTAAAACAGTTGTCCTTGGGGGAGGGATTCATCCCATGACCATATCAGTGATGGATTACATATCATCTTTAGCAGATCATAGTGGGGCACTTTGTGATGTCCTTGCTGACTATCCAAGATCACCAACTTTACCACAGCTGCAAGAATCTTTACTTGAAAGTCTGACCTCCAGCGAACGGGATGCAGTCTCGATCCACCTAGCTTGGCTCATCTTAGTTCTCTTATGCAAGCTTGATTGCAAAGCAGAGCTTCACAAAGATGTGTCTTTGTCATATCTCTTCCTTGCCAACAATCTTCACTTTATTGTAGAGAAGGTGCGTACCAGCAGCCTAAAATTCCCCCTTGGCGAGGATTGGATTTCGAAACACATGAAGATGGTTCATTTGTACGCTTCAAACTATGAATCCATGGCTTGGACAAAGGTGCTCTCATCTTTACCTGATAATGAATCCTCACCATTGTCAAGTGATATTGCCAAAGAGAGTTGCAGGAGGTTTAATGCAGCTTTCGAAGAAGCATACCAAAAGCAAACCTCATGGATAGTACAAGATGGGAAATTGAGAGATGAGTTGAAAATCTCCATAGCAAAGAAACTAGTACCAAAATACAAGGAGTTTTATGAAGCAAACTTAGCTTTATTGAGTCAGGAGACTAATTTGGAGTTGTTGGTAAGGTTTTCTCCTGATGATTTGGGGAATTACTTGTCAGATTTGTTTCATGGCACGTCAACTTCTGATGGTTCTCACTCTCAgtcgtcatcatcatcatcatcaccgtCTTCATCATTGGCTCCACAAAGATGTATATCCATTTGA